The Echinicola rosea genome has a segment encoding these proteins:
- the gmd gene encoding GDP-mannose 4,6-dehydratase — MNTNQKVALITGITGQDGAYLAELLLSKGYKVHGIKRRSSLFNTDRIDHLYEDPHASDPQLVLHFGDMTDSMNLTRIIQETQPDEIYNLAAMSHVKVSFDTPEYTANADGIGTLRILEAIRFLGLERKTKIYQASTSELFGLVQAVPQKEDTPFYPRSPYAVAKMYAYWITVNYREAYNIFASNGILFNHESPLRGETFVTRKITRAAAKIALGLQDKLYLGNLDSKRDWGHAKDYVRMMWMILQAEQAEDWVIATGVTTTVREFVRMSFDYVGFELRFEGEGVEEVGILDDIDQGKYANVTGNVVPSGLLSSIGEVVVCVDPRYFRPTEVDLLIGDATKAFRKLGWTPQYELNDLVNDMMEADVALFLRDLYLKEGGHKVLTQAE; from the coding sequence ATGAATACAAACCAGAAAGTAGCGCTGATTACTGGGATTACCGGTCAAGACGGAGCCTATTTGGCAGAATTGCTTTTAAGCAAGGGATATAAAGTTCATGGAATCAAGCGAAGGTCCTCTTTATTTAATACGGACCGTATCGATCATTTATATGAAGATCCACATGCGTCTGATCCTCAGCTGGTCCTGCATTTTGGCGATATGACCGATTCCATGAACCTTACCAGGATCATTCAGGAGACGCAACCAGATGAGATTTATAACCTTGCCGCCATGTCTCATGTGAAGGTTTCCTTCGATACGCCCGAATATACGGCCAATGCCGATGGGATCGGGACACTGAGGATTTTGGAGGCTATCCGGTTTTTAGGCCTTGAAAGGAAGACCAAAATTTACCAGGCATCCACCTCTGAGTTGTTTGGCCTTGTTCAGGCTGTTCCCCAGAAAGAGGATACTCCTTTCTATCCGCGTTCGCCTTACGCAGTAGCCAAGATGTATGCATATTGGATTACCGTAAACTATCGTGAAGCGTACAATATATTTGCTTCCAATGGAATTTTGTTTAACCACGAGTCGCCGTTAAGGGGAGAAACATTCGTGACCAGAAAAATCACCAGGGCGGCAGCCAAGATAGCACTTGGATTGCAGGACAAGCTATATTTGGGAAACCTGGATTCGAAGCGGGATTGGGGACATGCCAAGGATTATGTGCGGATGATGTGGATGATATTGCAAGCGGAGCAAGCAGAGGATTGGGTGATTGCTACTGGAGTGACCACCACTGTCAGGGAATTTGTGCGCATGTCATTTGACTATGTCGGTTTCGAACTTCGATTCGAGGGTGAAGGGGTAGAAGAAGTGGGGATTCTTGATGATATCGATCAGGGAAAATATGCTAACGTCACCGGTAATGTAGTTCCATCTGGACTATTGTCCAGTATTGGGGAAGTGGTCGTGTGCGTGGATCCACGTTATTTCAGACCTACGGAAGTGGATTTGCTGATAGGAGATGCGACGAAGGCATTCAGGAAACTAGGCTGGACGCCCCAATATGAGCTGAATGATTTGGTAAATGATATGATGGAAGCAGATGTGGCGCTATTCCTTAGGGACCTTTACCTGAAAGAAGGTGGGCATAAAGTGTTGACGCAGGCGGAGTAG
- a CDS encoding LbetaH domain-containing protein has product MSNYQKYQNNLSFRNKLGRLLWSFTWMFFFRPLNLPVFNGFRIFLLRVFGSKIGKGCKVNATIKVWAPWNLEMGNLVAIGFGAMIYNPGKISIGSKVTVSQRTHLCSATHDYTLPSNPLVTKPIRIEDRAWVAADAFVGPGVVVGEGGIVGARSAVFKDVKPWTIVGGNPAKFLKDRVLEGEKTVEEILL; this is encoded by the coding sequence ATGAGCAATTATCAGAAGTATCAAAATAACCTGAGTTTTCGGAACAAACTGGGAAGGCTACTTTGGAGTTTTACCTGGATGTTTTTCTTCCGACCACTAAACCTACCTGTCTTTAATGGTTTTAGGATATTTTTGTTAAGGGTCTTTGGCAGTAAAATAGGTAAAGGTTGTAAGGTCAATGCGACAATAAAAGTCTGGGCTCCTTGGAATTTGGAAATGGGGAACTTGGTCGCCATAGGCTTTGGTGCCATGATCTATAATCCTGGTAAGATCAGCATAGGGTCGAAGGTCACTGTTTCCCAAAGGACGCACTTATGCAGTGCTACTCATGACTATACCTTGCCGAGCAATCCATTGGTGACTAAGCCGATACGAATAGAGGATAGGGCTTGGGTGGCGGCAGATGCCTTTGTAGGTCCTGGAGTAGTGGTGGGTGAAGGAGGGATCGTGGGAGCCAGATCAGCTGTCTTTAAGGATGTAAAACCTTGGACCATTGTGGGAGGTAACCCCGCCAAGTTTCTCAAAGATAGAGTATTAGAAGGTGAAAAAACAGTGGAGGAAATTTTGCTATGA
- a CDS encoding oligosaccharide flippase family protein — protein sequence MFNITLLKSRIEKNRLLKDSFWAIFGNILGKGLAFIAGVIIANLLGKDIFGQYGLVRNTLISFSMFSTFGVGYVVISKISKLISEKQYKISLIYQKTAIRISIYFSVFLAIVFYIFSEMILSSLFEDFKGKQLLYLFPLLLILNSLTTTQQGILSGERKFKEIARINTLYGGVIFFTSLIFTYLFGLLGALFALLLSQVFLFYCYRIKSGYRIRASILFIKNLNEKKILIKFLSSALPVAMREGVYAISIWGRNLLIVLWFSFGDLGLYSAAMQINIMILYIPGILQNVFLSYLSGGNDKKLFNKLLLFNFLVTIIPVILVVLFRNELSIIYGESFNGLKELLLYSILITVLSSLANLYSQYFLSLGKNWIIFKISLVRDFIIIGLFYWFHEFFNQIYSGAFLMVWAQLIGLLLFVLCSQVIKVKYEKNSLEYQ from the coding sequence ATGTTTAACATAACATTGCTCAAATCTCGTATTGAAAAGAATAGGTTACTCAAAGATTCATTTTGGGCAATTTTTGGAAACATTTTAGGTAAGGGACTTGCCTTTATAGCTGGAGTTATAATAGCAAATCTTTTGGGGAAAGATATTTTTGGGCAATATGGTTTGGTAAGAAATACCCTTATTTCATTTTCAATGTTCTCTACTTTTGGAGTTGGTTATGTGGTTATATCAAAGATATCAAAATTAATTAGCGAAAAACAATATAAAATTAGTTTGATATATCAGAAGACAGCAATAAGGATTTCTATATATTTTAGTGTTTTTCTTGCCATTGTCTTCTATATTTTTTCCGAAATGATACTTTCATCTCTTTTTGAAGACTTCAAAGGGAAGCAGTTATTATACCTGTTTCCGCTGCTTTTAATCCTGAATTCTTTAACAACAACTCAGCAAGGTATTTTGTCCGGAGAAAGAAAATTTAAAGAAATAGCACGTATAAATACTTTATATGGTGGCGTTATATTTTTTACTTCATTAATTTTCACTTATTTGTTTGGATTATTGGGAGCACTTTTTGCTTTACTGTTGTCTCAAGTATTTTTATTTTATTGCTATAGGATTAAGAGCGGATATAGAATTAGGGCTTCGATTTTATTTATTAAGAATTTAAATGAAAAAAAAATATTAATTAAATTTTTAAGTAGTGCGTTGCCTGTTGCTATGCGTGAAGGTGTTTATGCTATATCCATATGGGGAAGAAATTTATTGATAGTATTATGGTTTTCCTTTGGTGATTTAGGTTTATATTCAGCAGCGATGCAAATTAATATTATGATTTTATATATTCCTGGTATTTTACAAAATGTTTTTTTGAGTTATTTGTCTGGTGGTAATGATAAAAAGTTATTTAATAAGTTATTATTGTTTAATTTTTTAGTAACGATTATACCTGTGATTTTAGTTGTTCTTTTTCGAAATGAACTTTCAATTATTTACGGGGAAAGTTTTAATGGTCTTAAGGAATTATTATTGTATTCGATTTTAATTACGGTTTTGAGTAGTTTAGCGAATTTGTATTCTCAATACTTCTTGTCATTAGGAAAAAACTGGATAATATTTAAAATATCATTAGTTAGGGATTTTATAATAATTGGGCTGTTTTATTGGTTCCATGAATTTTTTAATCAGATATATAGTGGAGCATTTTTAATGGTGTGGGCTCAATTAATAGGTCTATTATTATTTGTACTCTGCTCTCAAGTTATTAAGGTTAAATATGAAAAGAATTCTTTGGAGTATCAGTAA
- a CDS encoding GDP-L-fucose synthase family protein → MGLKDTKVYIAGHRGMVGAAIWRRLEKEGYQQLIGMSSSELDLRNQADVMDFFEQVRPAIVLDAAARVGGILANNDYPYQFLMENLQIQNNLIDAAFKHDVSKFIFLGSSCIYPKLAKQPLKEEYLLTSALESTNEWYAIAKIAGVKSCEAIKKQYQKDYLALMPTNLYGPYDNFDLKTSHVLPAMIRKFHEAKLNGHLPVKLWGSGKPMREFLHVDDLAAAVQFAMEGNFQESLYNVGTGKDLTIKDLAITIQKIVGHKGDLVWDVQKPDGTPRKLLDVSKIKDEGWKASIDLEDGIAETYEWFKDHIDQLKEVRIS, encoded by the coding sequence ATGGGTTTAAAGGATACCAAAGTATATATCGCTGGCCATAGGGGAATGGTGGGTGCGGCTATTTGGAGAAGGCTGGAAAAGGAAGGATATCAGCAGCTGATAGGTATGAGCAGCAGTGAACTGGACCTGAGAAACCAAGCCGACGTAATGGATTTTTTTGAGCAAGTGAGACCTGCTATAGTTTTGGACGCAGCGGCTCGGGTTGGTGGGATTTTGGCCAATAATGATTATCCCTACCAGTTTTTGATGGAAAACCTCCAAATTCAAAATAACTTGATAGATGCTGCTTTTAAACATGATGTCTCAAAGTTTATCTTTTTAGGCTCTTCCTGCATCTATCCGAAATTAGCTAAACAGCCCCTAAAGGAGGAATATCTATTGACAAGCGCTTTGGAATCAACCAATGAATGGTATGCGATTGCGAAGATTGCGGGGGTAAAATCCTGTGAGGCGATTAAAAAGCAGTACCAAAAAGATTACCTGGCATTGATGCCAACTAACCTATATGGGCCATATGATAATTTTGATCTAAAAACATCACATGTTCTACCAGCTATGATCCGAAAATTTCACGAAGCTAAGCTAAATGGACATTTGCCAGTTAAGCTTTGGGGCAGTGGTAAGCCCATGAGGGAGTTTCTTCATGTAGATGACCTCGCAGCTGCTGTCCAGTTTGCTATGGAAGGAAACTTTCAGGAAAGCCTTTATAATGTTGGTACCGGAAAGGATTTGACGATTAAGGATTTGGCCATAACTATCCAAAAAATTGTCGGGCATAAAGGAGACCTTGTTTGGGATGTACAAAAACCCGATGGCACACCGAGGAAACTTTTGGACGTATCAAAAATAAAGGATGAAGGATGGAAAGCATCCATTGATCTGGAAGATGGTATTGCCGAGACCTATGAGTGGTTTAAAGATCATATTGATCAGCTGAAGGAGGTCAGAATTTCTTGA
- a CDS encoding polysaccharide pyruvyl transferase family protein: protein MKVGIITILNVNNYGAELQAYALLAKIRSWGHDVEIINYLFYKHPRHKRTSKSRPFVQLSFQQKLKERLYPIVADIKAIPYWKAKVARDQKFSRFHDRHNRLSREFRSMDELYSFEGFDYDVFVVGSDQVWNPNSGSNIEPYFLTFAPKETRKISYASSFGVDSIPTGYHETYRQFIDGFDDLAVREEAGTQLIREMAKKEVDWVLDPTFLLDRTDWSQIAVSPEIGKQYVLIYALTDAEYITSLAYKIAKERRLAIVRLCKNASREDADKSIINVIDGGPEEFLGLFLNASFVLTTSFHGVCFSLNFKVPFYSVLKREKTNNSRQLNLLAFLGLEERVLYVGDPFPDPVREIDYVSVNEKLEKKIQRSVNYLNSALTNEQLSEVSK from the coding sequence ATGAAAGTAGGAATAATCACCATTTTGAACGTCAATAACTATGGGGCTGAACTCCAGGCGTATGCTTTATTGGCAAAGATCAGATCATGGGGGCATGATGTCGAAATCATCAATTATCTTTTCTACAAGCATCCCCGTCATAAGAGGACTTCTAAGTCCCGTCCATTTGTCCAATTAAGCTTCCAACAAAAGCTAAAGGAAAGGCTGTATCCGATAGTTGCCGATATCAAAGCCATTCCCTACTGGAAGGCCAAAGTGGCTCGGGACCAAAAATTCTCCAGATTCCATGACAGGCACAACCGCCTCTCCAGGGAATTTAGGAGTATGGATGAGCTTTATTCCTTCGAGGGCTTTGACTATGATGTGTTTGTGGTGGGCAGTGATCAGGTATGGAACCCCAATTCAGGATCCAATATTGAACCTTATTTCTTGACTTTTGCGCCCAAAGAAACCCGAAAGATCAGTTACGCTTCCAGTTTTGGAGTGGATTCCATTCCTACAGGATATCATGAAACCTACCGGCAGTTTATCGATGGATTTGATGACCTGGCCGTAAGGGAAGAAGCCGGAACACAGCTGATACGGGAAATGGCCAAAAAGGAAGTGGACTGGGTACTGGATCCTACCTTTCTACTCGATAGAACGGATTGGAGCCAAATCGCCGTTTCTCCAGAAATCGGTAAGCAGTACGTGTTGATCTATGCACTTACGGATGCCGAGTACATCACTTCGTTGGCCTATAAAATCGCTAAGGAGCGCCGGTTGGCAATCGTGCGATTATGCAAAAACGCTTCTAGGGAAGATGCAGACAAATCGATTATTAACGTGATTGATGGTGGGCCGGAAGAGTTTTTGGGGCTCTTTTTGAATGCCTCATTTGTCCTTACCACTTCGTTTCACGGTGTTTGTTTTTCCTTGAATTTCAAAGTGCCTTTTTATTCCGTTCTTAAAAGAGAGAAAACCAATAACAGTAGACAGCTGAATCTGCTGGCGTTTTTGGGGTTGGAAGAGCGGGTTCTATATGTAGGTGATCCTTTTCCTGATCCAGTCCGTGAAATTGATTATGTAAGCGTAAACGAAAAACTTGAAAAAAAAATACAACGTTCAGTTAATTATTTGAATAGTGCTTTGACAAATGAGCAATTATCAGAAGTATCAAAATAA
- a CDS encoding GumC family protein codes for MNNIQNNPGNPPPVFQFNSDSTFDFRAILIKYLRYWPWILSFIIVGVAAAFFINRYSTPIWSVESTVLIKDESSGMSMDLFENSGLIKSTNNIENEIGILKSYTLAEEAIQELNLNVQVFKQGMLGAVPAYGNQSMLVEVDWKHPQMVGGMMKLVKGQNNDFSLSFEESNFLAYNPADPFYKTQIENITLREGNYQFGEWIEGVNFRFRVKNISASPDEAFLFQLQDTPSLAKKYKNDLMVGPINKEASILSLRLETPVRRLGEDYLNTLMDVYLQRELNEKNRTSDNTVRFIENQLSDITDSLTFFEDRLEQYRTQNKVFNLSEEGNQIFQRMQELETERSQMEINLKYYQTLQNYLDTNSEEDLLVPSVVGISDPLLNSLVLNLGELQAEKVRLSSNFSEQTPAVREIKSKIDNTRNVLRENVNSAIRNTQSMLGELKGNIRQVEQQINVLPETERRLLGIQRKFTINENIYVYLLQKRAEAEITRASNSPKNTVLDWAKAGNMPVAPKTKVNYLLGMLLGLFIPLGFVAVRDFFNVKIEDVKELERLIKMPVVAKIGRAKYGVSVPVLSEPRSSVTEGFRSLRADMTYLSPHKKDNLTILFTSTVSGEGKTFCSVNTASAFALKGKRTLLMGLDLRKPKIAMDFGLENEQGISTCLSTDISWEKLVQKSQTENLDIFLSGPIPPNPAEILLQDKFEQIMKEIKDRYDVVVMDCPPVGLVSETKELFRYADINMFVFRQQYSRRESTELANEIYEKGGVKKLYGLMNDIHLNGVGGYGYGYGYGGNYGYHEDRQVSWWKRFVMKG; via the coding sequence ATGAATAATATTCAGAATAACCCAGGAAACCCGCCACCAGTTTTTCAGTTTAACAGCGATAGTACTTTTGATTTTAGGGCGATCCTAATTAAGTACCTCAGGTATTGGCCTTGGATTTTGTCTTTTATTATCGTAGGAGTGGCAGCTGCATTTTTTATCAACAGGTACAGTACACCTATTTGGTCAGTGGAATCTACCGTGTTGATTAAAGATGAAAGCTCGGGTATGTCAATGGATCTGTTCGAAAATTCAGGTCTCATAAAATCCACCAATAATATTGAGAATGAGATAGGCATATTAAAATCCTACACGCTTGCCGAAGAGGCTATTCAGGAGCTTAACCTGAATGTGCAAGTGTTCAAGCAAGGGATGTTGGGCGCTGTTCCTGCTTACGGGAACCAGTCTATGCTGGTGGAGGTGGATTGGAAGCATCCCCAGATGGTTGGGGGTATGATGAAGCTGGTTAAAGGCCAAAATAATGATTTTAGCCTTTCGTTTGAGGAATCTAATTTTTTAGCATATAATCCAGCAGACCCATTTTATAAAACCCAAATAGAGAACATCACTTTAAGGGAGGGGAATTATCAATTTGGAGAATGGATCGAGGGCGTCAACTTTAGGTTTAGGGTAAAGAACATATCCGCTAGTCCTGACGAAGCGTTTTTGTTTCAGCTCCAAGATACACCATCACTGGCCAAGAAGTACAAGAATGATTTAATGGTAGGTCCTATCAATAAGGAGGCGTCCATTCTGAGTTTGAGGCTGGAGACACCCGTAAGACGTTTGGGGGAAGATTACCTCAATACCTTGATGGATGTGTATCTTCAGAGGGAGTTGAACGAGAAGAACAGGACTTCCGATAATACCGTCAGGTTCATTGAAAATCAACTAAGTGATATTACAGATTCCCTGACGTTTTTTGAGGACAGGCTGGAACAGTATCGGACGCAGAACAAGGTTTTTAATCTCAGTGAAGAGGGAAACCAAATATTTCAACGGATGCAAGAGCTTGAAACAGAGCGGTCCCAAATGGAGATCAACCTGAAATACTACCAGACCCTTCAAAATTATTTAGACACCAATAGTGAAGAGGATTTATTGGTACCTTCTGTAGTGGGAATTTCAGATCCGCTTTTGAATTCTTTGGTATTGAACCTGGGAGAGCTTCAGGCAGAGAAGGTACGGCTATCATCCAATTTTTCTGAACAAACTCCTGCAGTCAGGGAAATAAAGAGCAAAATAGATAATACCAGAAATGTACTTCGTGAGAATGTCAATTCTGCCATAAGGAATACTCAGTCGATGTTAGGGGAGTTAAAGGGAAACATTAGGCAGGTGGAGCAGCAGATCAATGTCCTTCCGGAGACTGAAAGAAGGTTACTGGGAATCCAGCGGAAATTCACCATAAATGAAAATATTTATGTTTATCTCCTGCAAAAAAGGGCAGAAGCTGAAATTACCAGGGCTTCCAATTCTCCGAAAAACACAGTGTTGGATTGGGCCAAAGCCGGGAATATGCCTGTGGCTCCTAAGACGAAAGTGAATTATTTGCTCGGAATGCTCTTAGGTCTTTTTATCCCACTGGGATTTGTGGCGGTGAGGGATTTCTTTAATGTCAAAATTGAGGATGTAAAGGAACTTGAGCGGCTTATAAAAATGCCAGTAGTGGCCAAAATTGGCCGTGCAAAATATGGGGTGTCCGTTCCAGTCCTTTCGGAGCCAAGGTCTTCTGTGACAGAAGGTTTTCGAAGCCTTAGGGCAGACATGACTTATTTAAGTCCTCACAAAAAGGATAACCTTACCATATTGTTTACCTCTACTGTGTCTGGAGAGGGAAAGACATTTTGTAGTGTGAATACGGCGTCTGCTTTTGCTCTAAAGGGGAAACGAACGTTGTTGATGGGGCTTGATCTTAGAAAGCCGAAGATTGCGATGGATTTTGGGTTGGAAAATGAACAGGGGATAAGTACTTGTTTGAGTACGGATATCAGTTGGGAAAAATTGGTTCAGAAGAGCCAAACCGAAAACTTAGATATTTTTCTATCAGGTCCTATTCCGCCAAACCCGGCAGAAATACTCTTGCAAGACAAATTCGAGCAGATCATGAAGGAGATTAAAGACCGGTACGATGTAGTGGTGATGGACTGTCCACCAGTGGGGCTTGTATCAGAGACCAAAGAGCTTTTTCGGTATGCTGATATCAATATGTTTGTATTTAGACAGCAGTATTCGAGAAGGGAAAGTACGGAATTAGCCAATGAGATTTATGAAAAAGGAGGCGTCAAAAAGCTTTATGGCCTGATGAATGATATTCATCTGAATGGAGTTGGTGGATATGGATATGGGTATGGATATGGAGGGAATTATGGATACCATGAGGATCGTCAGGTCTCTTGGTGGAAGAGGTTTGTCATGAAGGGGTAG
- a CDS encoding glycosyltransferase: MVEFKFFHIVTSIDLSSGGPSKSVSDLLLAQTLRGLDVKIVTKPSENLYLTEEDQRVVFSNNIKSKLKSLINENAGQFLFHGHGLWQSPIHFMASLANKNQISYVISPRGMLEPWAYSNGIWKKKIAMALYQRSDLANAACIHATAKMEAENIRKLGFTNPIAVIPNGIDVAEFPKKDWSVKKERRTLLFLSRIHPKKGIELLIQAWEQLPLEVRYEWKVEIAGNGEETYISELKNLIVQKKLQDEIKIIGPQFGEEKIKSYHRADLFILPTYSENFGIVVAEALACGVPVVTTKGAPWEELEKHGAGWWIDVGVKPIVNCLKNALLMDNRQLCEMGQKGRKLIQEHYSIEKTASQMIEVYSWILNKGEKPSCLYR, from the coding sequence ATGGTTGAGTTTAAGTTTTTTCATATAGTTACTTCTATTGACTTAAGTTCGGGTGGCCCTTCAAAGAGTGTTTCTGATCTTTTATTAGCTCAAACCTTAAGAGGTTTGGATGTTAAAATTGTAACAAAACCTTCAGAAAACCTTTATTTAACTGAAGAAGACCAAAGGGTTGTTTTTTCAAATAATATTAAATCAAAATTAAAGTCACTGATAAATGAAAATGCTGGACAATTTCTTTTTCACGGTCATGGATTATGGCAATCTCCAATCCATTTTATGGCATCTTTAGCAAATAAAAATCAAATTTCCTATGTGATTTCACCAAGAGGCATGTTAGAGCCTTGGGCTTATAGTAATGGTATATGGAAGAAGAAGATAGCTATGGCGTTATATCAGAGAAGTGACCTTGCAAATGCTGCTTGTATCCATGCTACAGCCAAAATGGAAGCAGAAAATATTAGAAAATTGGGTTTCACTAATCCAATTGCCGTGATCCCTAATGGAATTGATGTAGCTGAATTTCCAAAAAAAGACTGGTCGGTTAAAAAGGAAAGAAGGACACTTTTATTTTTATCTCGTATTCACCCTAAGAAGGGAATTGAGTTATTGATCCAAGCTTGGGAGCAATTACCATTAGAAGTAAGGTATGAATGGAAGGTGGAAATCGCTGGAAATGGAGAAGAAACTTATATTAGTGAGTTGAAAAACCTAATTGTTCAGAAAAAATTACAGGACGAAATTAAAATCATTGGGCCACAGTTTGGTGAGGAAAAGATCAAGAGCTATCACCGAGCAGATTTATTTATCCTTCCGACATATTCGGAGAATTTTGGGATTGTTGTTGCTGAAGCCTTGGCATGTGGAGTACCTGTGGTAACTACTAAAGGGGCACCTTGGGAAGAATTAGAAAAACATGGAGCCGGCTGGTGGATAGATGTAGGAGTAAAGCCTATTGTTAATTGCCTTAAGAATGCACTTTTAATGGACAATAGACAATTGTGTGAAATGGGGCAAAAAGGCAGAAAACTAATTCAGGAACATTATAGTATCGAAAAAACTGCTTCACAAATGATTGAAGTATATTCATGGATTTTAAATAAGGGAGAAAAGCCAAGTTGTCTATACCGTTGA
- a CDS encoding acyltransferase: MKRILWSISKLGLKIVRLIKRRISTLFWSIMINHQKGIRIDYNVRMMFPNNIVCGKNCIFGKGVRIYSEFSDSLLKIGDGVSINENCLIDFSGNVDIGDKTVVSRNAVIYSHSHGINPYNKPVKKELYIGKNVWIGSNALITENVSYIGSGAVVAAGAIVTKNVEEKTIVGGNPARLIKTI; encoded by the coding sequence ATGAAAAGAATTCTTTGGAGTATCAGTAAATTAGGTTTGAAGATAGTCAGGCTAATTAAAAGAAGGATATCCACATTATTTTGGTCGATTATGATTAATCATCAAAAAGGTATAAGAATAGATTATAATGTTAGAATGATGTTTCCAAACAATATAGTTTGCGGGAAAAATTGCATCTTTGGAAAGGGTGTAAGAATATATTCTGAATTTTCAGATTCTCTATTAAAAATTGGAGATGGTGTCAGTATTAATGAAAATTGCTTAATTGATTTTTCTGGAAATGTAGATATTGGTGATAAGACGGTTGTTTCAAGAAATGCAGTGATATACTCTCATTCTCATGGTATTAATCCTTATAACAAACCTGTGAAGAAAGAACTTTATATTGGAAAAAATGTATGGATAGGTTCTAACGCTTTGATAACAGAAAATGTTAGTTATATTGGATCGGGAGCAGTAGTTGCAGCTGGTGCGATTGTGACGAAAAATGTGGAAGAAAAGACTATTGTAGGAGGAAACCCTGCCAGACTAATCAAGACTATATAA
- a CDS encoding Coenzyme F420 hydrogenase/dehydrogenase, beta subunit C-terminal domain produces MNIKNVLDGNYCVGCGACAYHGGGSMKLDKYGEYKPTLSEEYLKSEKSASVCPFLSPELNEDKLGEEFLDAKDHYHNGLGYYNSLFAGYVKEGSFRSNGTSGGMGTWIGVELLSQGLIDGIIHVKAQPRSSTNDPYYGYSISRNKTEALEGAKTKYHVVEISSVLREVKKSPGRYLFIGVPCLVKSIRRLQREDQSLKERIPFTISLVCGHFKSVNWTKSLGWAAGIHPNELETFQYRTKGDGIPARKYVFRAFKNKDKYIQKDAANVVGGKFNQGAMMLPACNFCDDVVGETADMTIGDAWLPRFESDDNGTNLMIVRNEILRNVLFHAAENSRLELHELSADEAYKSQSGGFRQRREGLSYRLALKEKSNQWAPTKRVSANQYKVPGIRKVIYKKRMEISDIARETFYEAMQKDNYSIYTDKVGKKLKTLRKIELTSTLFRSLTTYASIRIMKLINKG; encoded by the coding sequence ATGAATATAAAGAATGTTTTAGATGGAAACTACTGCGTGGGATGTGGAGCTTGTGCATACCATGGTGGGGGGAGTATGAAGTTGGATAAATATGGTGAGTATAAACCCACATTATCAGAGGAATACTTGAAAAGTGAAAAATCAGCAAGCGTTTGTCCATTTCTCTCTCCTGAACTTAATGAAGATAAATTAGGAGAAGAATTTTTGGATGCCAAGGACCATTATCATAATGGCCTGGGTTATTATAATTCTTTATTTGCTGGATATGTAAAGGAAGGTAGTTTTAGAAGTAATGGAACTTCCGGGGGAATGGGGACTTGGATTGGTGTTGAGTTATTATCGCAGGGACTAATAGATGGAATAATTCATGTAAAAGCGCAACCTAGAAGCTCCACAAATGATCCTTATTACGGGTATTCTATTAGTAGAAATAAAACGGAGGCCCTTGAGGGTGCAAAAACAAAATATCATGTCGTTGAAATATCTTCTGTTTTAAGGGAAGTGAAGAAGAGCCCTGGGAGATATTTATTTATCGGTGTTCCTTGTCTCGTTAAATCCATAAGAAGACTACAGCGAGAAGACCAATCTTTAAAAGAAAGAATACCATTCACCATTTCGCTGGTCTGTGGACACTTCAAGAGTGTAAACTGGACAAAATCACTAGGCTGGGCAGCAGGAATTCATCCCAATGAATTAGAGACTTTTCAATATAGGACTAAAGGAGATGGCATTCCTGCTAGAAAGTATGTTTTTAGAGCATTTAAAAATAAGGACAAGTATATTCAAAAGGATGCTGCAAATGTAGTCGGGGGTAAGTTTAATCAAGGAGCTATGATGCTCCCAGCATGCAATTTTTGTGATGATGTTGTTGGTGAAACAGCTGATATGACTATTGGAGATGCTTGGTTGCCCCGTTTTGAATCTGATGACAATGGGACCAATCTTATGATTGTTCGGAATGAAATACTTAGGAATGTTTTGTTTCATGCAGCAGAGAACAGTAGGTTGGAGTTACATGAATTGTCAGCAGATGAGGCCTATAAATCTCAATCGGGTGGTTTTAGACAGCGAAGAGAAGGGCTGTCATATAGACTTGCGTTGAAAGAAAAGTCTAATCAGTGGGCTCCTACCAAAAGAGTAAGTGCAAATCAATATAAGGTTCCAGGGATACGAAAAGTTATCTATAAAAAGAGAATGGAAATTAGTGATATAGCTCGTGAGACTTTTTATGAAGCTATGCAAAAAGATAATTATAGCATTTATACAGATAAGGTGGGAAAAAAACTAAAGACGTTGAGAAAAATAGAGTTGACCAGTACCTTATTTAGATCACTGACGACTTACGCCTCTATAAGGATAATGAAACTTATAAATAAAGGATGA